In Lolium rigidum isolate FL_2022 chromosome 3, APGP_CSIRO_Lrig_0.1, whole genome shotgun sequence, the genomic window tcttgcgttactactgtctgcgttactactgcttgtttacttgtcctgggcaaagcacttttacggtgccgttgctactacttatttataccacctgtatttcactatctcttcgccgaactagtgcacctattaggtgtgttggggacacaagagacttcttgctttgtggttgcgaggttgcatgagagggatatctttgacctcttcctccccgagttcgataaaccttgggtatccacttaagggaaacttgctgctgttctacaaacctctgctcttggaggcccaacactgtctacaagaatagaagcacccgtagacatcagtgtaccatcgacagtgcctagatccggcaagcccgggtggcccacagatggtgatgaggcatgtggcccatcgggcggccccgtTGNNNNNNNNNNNNNNNNNNNNNNNNNNNNNNNNNNNNNNNNNNNNNNNNNNNNNNNNNNNNNNNNNNNNNNNNNNNNNNNNNNNNNNNNNNNNNNNNNNNNtcagtctttcggaggtgctcataggggtagggtgtgcgtgtgtgtgttcatGGGGGTGAGTATATGCGCGTGTATATGAGCGTCTGCATtgtacctcaaaaaaaaaaaaaaaactggtttCTTTTTGTAAGCATCAAATTAAGGATATCCCACTGTACATGTTCTTATAGCactttttgttttttcattctatcATCTCTACACAGTCGGTCACGACCACATTCAATATGGCAAAGGTCTGGACAATTCCATGTTTGGAATTGCCAACAAAGAGATTGACATCattctttctatttttttttctaaaaagggTTTCCTTCGATTTCTATTAAGAGAAACCAAAAGTTGTTTGCTGCAAACCTCAACAACATCACCAATCCACCATGGAACGGCGAGCTTGTTTGAAAGAAATAAGAAACTAAACAGTCCAAGCCAGATGATGAGAATACACAAGAGCAAAGGGGTGTATAGATTACAGGCAACACATCCTAGAGTTGTAGACCCTCACGTTTGAAGCATTATCTCCGAGGCTACAGGTTTCGATGATTTCAGGCCTTCGTCTTTTTTGTTTTGTCAAAATGTCTTCTTGTCTACTTTCTTTTACATTTCTTTTACATTGCCAGTCTTGGGGTCCATGACCCCATCTCCTCCAAGAGTTGAACACCTCAGCTGCGATTCATTCCACCAGCTTTGCGAGCCATTGTAATCGATCCTTTGCGATGTCCTTCACATGCAAAGAACTCTAGAAATTAATCCAATAGCAGATTTTATATACCACTGCAATCGGTTCATCTGGGCACTTCTTTTGAAAACATGCTAAGTTTATTGTTTTCCAAATCCCTAGAAAACCACTGCTATCACCGCCGCAACAAGATTTCGTCCAGACCCCGCAACCCTTTAAGCCAGATGTTCACACAAATCTGGACATTGGTGAATAGACAGTTGAAAGTGAAAGAAACACTCAACACATTCCACACATGTCTTGCTAAAGGGCAAGAAAAGAAAAGATGGTCAATCGATTCATTGCTTCCACAAAATAAGCAACTCTTCGAAAATGACCCACCCCTTTGCAAGAGAACATCCCTTGTACATATGCTACCTTTCAACACAAGCCAAAGATTTTTTAACTCGCATAGAAATCTTAACATTTCACATAAACATGTACGACACTACCCCATAATTCTGTAGAGCGTAATAAAAGGATCTCACAATGAAAACTCGGACAATTTCCAATACATCTTATCTGAATCTTATGACAAAGTCACATCCCCACACACACCACACATTCTTAGCCATTGTTCTTTTCTTTGTGAACCATAGCCCTTCTGAATCTGAGATTTCTGATCCCGGTAGAAAATGCTTTACTAACAGTGATCTCTTGGTTTAGTGAAACTGAGTATAGTCTAGGAAAAGTCCAGAGAGAGGGCGATCATGGAGCCAATGATCTACCAGGAACCGTGTATTTTCCTATTGCCAATCACAATTCTACAACAAGGCTAGAAGAATTTTTTAACTTCCATCATACCGTAGCATCTTGACTTGGTTTTGCTTCACCTACCGAGTCAGGTTCTTCTCCTTGAGTTCCTTCTATGGTTCCACATGAGAAACCTATGAAGGCTACTTGGCGAACTATATATAAAGGAAAGGGGtgattttttttcctttatgGCGATAAGAGTTGATTCCCTTGCTTGTAGTTTTGGGTCGATTCCGTGTATTTAACATATTTAATCAAAAGGCTAAAGGCCCATACGGAAGATGAAAAAGGCGAGGACTGAAATTATTTTATCAATGTGTGCACCGCAGCATACATTGGTCAAGAACACACTCATGTCGGTGAATGGAGGAAGCCTCCTCACCGTCGTCATGTGCGTTGATGGGCAGAATTGCTGATTTCCAAAAGAATTGAGCCAGTCCTTGACGCACTTTAGTTGCGGAAGCATCATTGCAGCACGGTCTAGTTCCCATGGCGCGGTAACCATTGGGGCGTCAAGAAACCGCTCCATGAAAACCAAGAACTACTCCATGGCCtcctccccaagtgttggtaattCCAAATATTAAATTGTTTTTACACTTGGGGAGAGGTGTTTCTGAACCCGAGCTCATATGCTCCTGATTGAGTAAAAAATATCTAAATAATagaaaacaaattcaaaaaaatctgaaatttttgcACAACGAACATGAACAAATGTTCTAACAGCACACCAAAAATCTCCGTGAAAAGACATACGTAGTGGTCTatgaaaaaaaaagacaaatcggAGTGCTGTCAGCAAGAAATCTAGATGTTTGAAATAGCACcgcattttgtcttttttttgcaCAGACCACTACACATGTATTTTCTCTGAGATTTTTGGCGTGCAGTTAGAACACTTGTTCTTGTTCATTGTACAAAAattgcagattttttttttaatttgtttgCTATTTTTGCATTTGTTTATTCACTCAGGAGCATATGAGATGGGGTTCAGATCTGGTTTTTCGGTACATTGTTATATTAAACATGTTTCTAAATTCTAATTACCCTACTTTCCAAATGGTAAAAACTGATTAGAGACTAACTGCAAGGGATGGACACATACCAGGTTGACAAACTGCAATACAATAAATTTATTTGCATCTAGCATGAAACTGGGCTCATGTAGAAGAACAACTGAAACGGTGACAATAATTTATTACTGCAACTAATAAATCATTCTTTGTCGAAATTTTTTATTACAACAGTTGGAAACTGCGAACTAAGTGATTACAGCTGAAGGTACATTTCTCAAAAGGCAGAGAACAAGGCAGAACGAGAAAATGTTGCAACCGCCTGCACAATGAGGATCCTTGTCCATCGCCATAACAATGCAAAGGGAATTATTAACGGCTTGCAGTCACAGAATGCACAATTTCATATCTACACAACTGAGGTCCCACGCATTGTGCATATGACTTTGACACAAACTAGACACATTTGTCAAGGTTGGATAGCATGAGCGGGGTTCAGATCAAAATGAACCTCACTTGAACACCAGTTCCGTCATGACTTGCACTACTACAGTCCGGATCATTCATGTTTTTCAGATCATCATCCAGTACTCTGCTACTTTAATGGCCAAGAATAGTAATCAAGAAACCCTACACACCATATATCTTTTGAAAACTTGGAGTTCAGAATACAAGAGAATGCAAAacagaaaggaaaaaagaaaatatagctAGGCATTCTGCCAGTAAAAAGGTGGACACATGAAGACTATCAGCCACCATCTTCACTGATCACCCTTGAGATCGCAAAGCTTCCTTCCTGGCTGGAATAAATGAACCAAGCCACCCCATCTAACTCCTTGCGACTTGGAGACGAAATCTGTACCAACCCAACATTCCTTGAATCAAGGGGAGAAcgggatcaaaaaaaaaaaaaaacgagatgAGAGTGAACTGAATCATGGGACGGAACCATTACCGATCACAAAAGGCAAGCACAAGATCGTGAGATGCGATCGGTCAGTGCGTCTTGGTCCGGGTCGGCTGCTTCTGGGAGGCCAGCTTGTAGATCCAGAACACCTGCGGAAGAACGTGTAAAAAGGGCGGCATAGTCAGCCCAGCTGATCGGACGAGCGATGGTGGAAGGGAAACCAGATCGGAAATGCGGGGGAGTACGAGGGCTAGGACGTGCAcggcggcgaggatgatggcgaaAAGTGGCGCGGAGTCCAGGGCGTGGGAGCCGGTCGCCGGCTGCTGGTGCTGAGGCATCTTCGGCGGCGATGGGAGGGAAGCTTtcttgcttcttttttttttctcgagatGAGATTTCTGCGTTGGGTTTCTGGTCTCCTGATCGGCATGAAAGAATAGGAAGGCAAATGCTTTGGAAAAGTTTGTTTCTTTCCGGATATATAGATTTCCATCAGAAATATAACACAAAATGTGGCTGTAGTTTAGTGGTGAGAATTCCACGTTGTGGCCGTGGAGACCTGGGCTCGAATCCCAGCAGCCACAATTTTCGTTTTTTAGTTTAATTTTTTAGATGCTTGCAATGATAGTATGTATGGCAATGATCGCACTCATTTGTTTTGCTGGTGGTTCATTCATTCAATTGCCTATATTGAAATGCTTGCAAAGAATCGATAGTTCCTTTAGATTTCGTTTACTTGAGAATTGTGACTACTATTAGGTTGTTTTAACAAAATGGTTCCAAATGAGCGCCAAAGTATACTTGATTTTTTAGATGCTTGCAATGATAGTATACATGGATGATGGCGCTCATTTGTTTTTAGTTTGATTTTTTAGATGCTTGCAATGATAGTATACATGGATGATGGCGCTCATTTGTTTTGCTGGTGGTTCATTCATTCAGTTGCCTATATTGAAATGCTTGCAAAGAATCGATAGTTCCTTTAGATTTTATTTACTTGAGAATTGTGACTACTATTAGGTTGTTTTAACAAAATGGTTCCAAAGTATGCATGTAAAGGATTGCTTAATCTATTTGGTTCATGCAATTTTGTTAATGGGCTAGAATCCCAATAGGCACAAGCTTAAAAATTTCCGTACGACATGTATGCGATGTTGTTAGTTAGTTTGGTTACTAATTTCGGTCTTCAGTATTTTGTATGGCCGTGTGAGCACAATTGATCTTATTTTTAAGTGATTATTATGCGTGCAAAGAATTGCTCTATTTGTTTGTAAAATGGTTAACGCATTTTTGGAACAAAAAATCTAAGAAGTGAGTTATCTTGGGCGGACAGATCGGGAGGACGTGCAAACTCATGCGAGATGATGGAAAGAGAAAGGTTAACTAATGAGCTTGATTTACCCCCCTTCCGGACGTGGGGCACGAGCTGGCTCACTGCATTGCCATGTAAAAGTGATGTTTCCCGACTTTTTGAATAATTAATTTGATCGATGTGTTGATGATAGATGTAAAATGTATCAATGAACTATGTAGTTTATTAGGTCATATTCCAACATATTTACATCTTATTTAGATTTTTTTGTATTACCACTATTTTAAATGGTTTACGGGAATTTTCACAACATCCCATTATCTTGGTATCTTACTCTGGATGAAACAAAAATCCCATGTTAGCGGTTTTCTTTTTTAACTTTTAGGGAGCTTCGGGACTCGAAATAGGGTAAGGTTAAGAGACAAAGAGTATGATTTAGAATTTTCAAGAAGGATCCAACAAGCCAAAGTAGAGCATTAGTGGCTTCCTGTTTGATTGCCTTGTTTTCGTGCAATCAAATTGGTTTAGACCTAAAACCATCTTACCCTTAAGAATTTTATTTCGCGACATACAGAGGTGGAGAGACTAAACAGAAGTTATGTAGTCCGCCATCATAGGAAGATTATTGGAATCGA contains:
- the LOC124697587 gene encoding uncharacterized protein LOC124697587, whose protein sequence is MPQHQQPATGSHALDSAPLFAIILAAVHVLALVFWIYKLASQKQPTRTKTH